The following are encoded in a window of Bradyrhizobium guangdongense genomic DNA:
- a CDS encoding gluconokinase: protein MAGVKAPCALIVMGVSGSGKSTVAAALSERLGWRFEDGDSFHPASNVEKMRAGHPLTDEDRWPWLNAIADEIARVCNSGEHVIIACSALKHTYRDVLLRGRDDVRFIFLKGTQELIADRLAQRKGHFMPPGLLTSQFNTLEPPEASEHVITASIDETVEAIVDGIVRQLKIDSGTSKAIT, encoded by the coding sequence GTGGCGGGCGTTAAAGCACCTTGTGCCTTGATCGTGATGGGCGTGTCGGGCTCGGGAAAGAGCACAGTTGCAGCGGCGCTCAGTGAGCGCCTCGGCTGGCGGTTCGAGGACGGCGACAGCTTTCACCCCGCGAGCAACGTCGAGAAGATGCGGGCCGGCCATCCGCTCACCGACGAGGACCGCTGGCCCTGGCTCAATGCCATCGCCGACGAGATCGCGCGGGTCTGCAACAGCGGCGAGCACGTCATCATCGCCTGTTCCGCGCTCAAGCACACCTATCGCGACGTACTGCTGCGCGGACGGGACGACGTCCGCTTCATCTTCCTGAAGGGCACACAGGAGCTGATCGCCGATCGCCTCGCCCAACGCAAGGGCCATTTCATGCCGCCCGGCCTCCTCACCAGCCAGTTCAACACCCTGGAACCGCCGGAGGCGAGCGAGCATGTGATCACCGCGTCGATCGACGAAACCGTCGAGGCGATCGTGGACGGCATCGTGCGGCAGCTGAAGATCGACAGCGGGACAAGCAAGGCCATCACATGA
- the pgl gene encoding 6-phosphogluconolactonase produces MAAADPPELIVVADANALAQAAAERVLAQMSANSGRIAICLTGGSSPKKLYQLLGSDGWRGKIPWERVHWFIGDERFVPESDPLNNMAVARSTFLDRNAPPDHIHPIPTAVENPDESAAAYAHELQAFYGSEKLDPARPLFDLVLMGVGPDGHTASLFPGYPAIEETARWVVGVPKANVAPFVPRVSLTLPTLASCREMLFEISGHDKQPILTRLLDGENLPALRARSNGETVWLVDRAALPEEIRGGR; encoded by the coding sequence ATGGCGGCGGCCGACCCGCCGGAGCTGATCGTCGTCGCCGACGCCAACGCCCTGGCGCAAGCCGCAGCCGAACGGGTGCTCGCGCAGATGTCAGCCAATTCCGGCCGCATCGCTATCTGCCTCACCGGAGGCTCGAGCCCGAAGAAGCTCTACCAGCTGCTCGGCAGCGACGGCTGGCGCGGCAAAATCCCGTGGGAGCGCGTGCACTGGTTCATCGGTGACGAGCGCTTCGTGCCCGAGAGCGATCCTCTCAACAACATGGCGGTCGCTCGCAGCACGTTTCTCGATCGCAACGCGCCGCCAGACCATATTCATCCGATTCCGACCGCGGTCGAAAATCCGGACGAGAGCGCCGCGGCCTATGCGCACGAGCTGCAAGCTTTCTACGGATCTGAAAAGCTCGATCCGGCGCGACCGCTGTTCGATCTCGTGCTGATGGGTGTAGGCCCGGATGGCCACACCGCCTCACTGTTTCCCGGCTATCCCGCCATCGAGGAGACCGCGCGCTGGGTCGTCGGCGTCCCCAAGGCCAATGTCGCGCCCTTCGTGCCGCGGGTCTCGCTCACCCTGCCCACCTTGGCCTCGTGCCGCGAGATGCTGTTCGAGATATCAGGGCACGACAAGCAGCCGATCTTGACGCGCCTGCTGGATGGCGAGAATCTGCCGGCCTTACGCGCGCGCTCGAATGGTGAGACCGTCTGGCTGGTCGACAGAGCCGCGCTTCCGGAGGAAATTCGTGGCGGGCGTTAA
- the zwf gene encoding glucose-6-phosphate dehydrogenase codes for MTKDPQAKRKPENCAFVIFGVTGDLTHRLVMPSLYNLAAENLLPEKFCVVGVARKPQTDDELRDSLMQGLREFATRPVDDDIARQLLQCVTFVEADAKDPPSFDRLREHLDGLECSQGTGGNRLFYLATPPAAFAPTARELGRTGMMKENGAWRRLVIEKPFGTDLASAKALNAELLKIMQEHQIYRIDHYLGKETVQNILVLRFANGMFEPIWNRNHIDHVQITVEEKLGVGHRGGFYDATGALRDMVPNHLFQLMSLVAMEPPARFDAHSVRSEKAEVLTSIQQPSLEEALRNSVRAQYLSGRIGDEDIPDYRKTEDVKPGSTTETFVALKLMIDNWRWAGVPFYLRTGKALGHKRTEVAIKFKQAPLSMFSGTTVDRLSQNFLTIGIAPTETIELQFNAKIPGPSITIDGVEMKFRYGDYFRADPSTGYETLIYDCMIGDNILFQRADGIEAGWQAVQPFLDAWKTAGSNGIETYEAGSDGPRCADELLRRDGRSWRKFS; via the coding sequence GTGACAAAAGACCCGCAAGCCAAGCGTAAGCCGGAAAACTGCGCCTTCGTCATTTTCGGTGTCACCGGCGATCTCACCCATCGCCTCGTGATGCCATCGCTCTACAATCTCGCCGCCGAAAACCTGTTGCCGGAAAAGTTCTGCGTCGTCGGCGTGGCCCGCAAGCCGCAGACCGACGACGAGCTCCGCGACAGCCTGATGCAGGGCCTGCGCGAGTTCGCGACGCGCCCGGTGGACGACGATATCGCCAGGCAACTGCTGCAATGCGTGACCTTCGTCGAAGCCGACGCGAAAGACCCGCCGTCGTTCGATCGCCTGCGCGAGCACCTCGATGGCCTGGAGTGCTCGCAAGGTACCGGCGGCAACCGCCTGTTCTATCTCGCGACCCCGCCGGCTGCCTTCGCCCCGACCGCGCGCGAGCTCGGGCGTACCGGCATGATGAAGGAGAACGGCGCCTGGCGCCGGCTGGTGATCGAAAAGCCGTTCGGCACCGATCTCGCCTCGGCCAAGGCGCTGAACGCCGAACTGCTCAAGATCATGCAGGAGCACCAGATCTACCGGATCGATCACTATCTCGGCAAGGAGACGGTGCAGAACATCCTGGTGCTGCGCTTTGCCAACGGCATGTTCGAGCCGATCTGGAATCGCAACCATATCGACCACGTCCAGATCACGGTCGAAGAGAAGCTCGGCGTCGGCCATCGCGGCGGCTTCTACGATGCCACCGGCGCGTTGCGCGACATGGTGCCGAACCACCTGTTCCAGTTGATGTCGCTGGTAGCGATGGAGCCACCCGCGCGGTTCGACGCCCATTCCGTCCGCTCGGAGAAGGCCGAGGTGCTCACCTCGATTCAGCAGCCTAGCCTGGAGGAGGCCCTGAGGAATTCGGTGCGCGCGCAATATCTCTCAGGCCGGATCGGCGACGAGGACATTCCGGACTACCGCAAGACCGAGGACGTCAAGCCGGGCAGCACCACCGAGACCTTTGTCGCCCTGAAGCTGATGATCGACAATTGGCGCTGGGCCGGCGTGCCCTTCTATCTGCGCACGGGCAAGGCATTGGGCCACAAGCGCACGGAGGTGGCGATCAAGTTCAAGCAGGCCCCGCTGTCGATGTTCTCGGGCACGACGGTCGACCGCCTCTCGCAGAACTTCCTCACCATCGGCATCGCGCCGACCGAGACCATCGAGCTGCAGTTCAACGCCAAGATCCCGGGGCCGAGCATCACCATCGACGGCGTCGAGATGAAATTCCGCTACGGCGATTATTTCCGGGCCGATCCCTCCACCGGCTACGAGACGCTGATCTACGACTGCATGATCGGCGACAACATCCTGTTCCAGCGTGCCGACGGCATCGAGGCCGGCTGGCAGGCGGTGCAACCGTTCCTCGACGCCTGGAAGACGGCGGGCAGCAACGGCATCGAGACCTATGAAGCGGGCAGCGACGGCCCCAGATGCGCGGATGAACTGCTGCGGCGCGACGGCCGCAGCTGGCGGAAGTTCTCGTGA
- the gnd gene encoding phosphogluconate dehydrogenase (NAD(+)-dependent, decarboxylating), with translation MQLGMIGLGRMGGNIVRRLMRHGHSTVVYDKDAKAVAGLAADGAVGSASLEEFISKLERPRTAWVMLPAGHITETTIDTIAGVMQEGDVIIDGGNTFWQDDVRRGKALKTRGIHYVDVGTSGGVWGLDRGYCMMIGGEKQVVDRLDPIFAALAPGAGEILRTEGREGRDPRIEQGYIHAGPVGAGHFVKMIHNGIEYGLMQAYAEGFDILKNANIEALPADHRYDFDLADIAEVWRRGSVIPSWLLDLTSTALADSPQLSEYSGFVEDSGEGRWTVNAAIDEAVPAEVLTAALYARFRSRKEHTFAEKILSAMRAGFGGHKEPTQPDAAKIK, from the coding sequence ATGCAACTCGGCATGATCGGCCTCGGCCGGATGGGCGGCAACATCGTTCGCCGGCTGATGCGCCATGGTCATTCGACCGTGGTTTATGACAAGGACGCCAAGGCCGTTGCCGGTCTCGCCGCGGACGGCGCGGTGGGCTCGGCAAGTCTCGAGGAGTTCATCTCGAAACTGGAGCGGCCGCGCACCGCCTGGGTGATGCTGCCGGCAGGCCACATCACCGAGACGACGATCGACACCATCGCGGGCGTGATGCAGGAAGGCGACGTCATCATCGACGGCGGCAACACCTTCTGGCAGGACGATGTTCGGCGCGGCAAGGCGCTGAAGACGCGCGGTATCCACTATGTCGACGTCGGCACCTCAGGCGGCGTCTGGGGTCTCGACCGCGGCTATTGCATGATGATCGGCGGAGAAAAGCAGGTGGTCGACCGGCTCGATCCGATCTTCGCCGCGCTGGCGCCCGGCGCCGGCGAGATTCTGCGCACCGAAGGACGCGAGGGGCGCGATCCCCGCATCGAGCAGGGCTACATCCATGCCGGCCCTGTCGGCGCCGGGCATTTCGTCAAGATGATCCACAACGGCATCGAATACGGCCTGATGCAGGCCTATGCCGAAGGGTTCGACATCCTCAAGAATGCCAATATCGAAGCCTTGCCCGCCGATCACCGTTACGATTTCGACCTCGCCGACATCGCCGAAGTGTGGCGGCGTGGCAGCGTGATCCCGTCCTGGCTGCTCGACCTCACCTCGACAGCGCTCGCCGACAGCCCTCAACTGTCGGAATATTCCGGCTTCGTGGAGGATTCCGGCGAAGGACGCTGGACCGTGAATGCGGCGATCGACGAGGCCGTGCCGGCCGAGGTGCTGACCGCGGCGCTCTACGCACGTTTCCGTTCCCGCAAGGAACACACCTTCGCCGAAAAAATTCTCTCCGCGATGCGTGCGGGATTCGGCGGCCACAAGGAGCCGACGCAGCCCGACGCCGCGAAAATCAAATAA